The genomic DNA CACAGCAGACCGGTGCCAACGCCGGTCAGCGTCAGCGAGTGCGGTGCCATCGGTTCCTTGGGGAAGCCGATGCGCTTGCCCAGGATGAGGCAGGCGACCAGCGCCGAAACGCCAGCGTTGATGTGAACGACGGTGCCGCCCGCAAAGTCGAGCGCCCCCGCCTTGAAGAACAGGCCGCTGGCCGCCCACACCATGTGCGCGATCGGGAAATAGACGATCGTCAGCCAGATCGCGGCGAACACCATCACGGCCGAGAATTTGATGCGTTCGACGACCGAACCCAGAACCAGCGCGACCGTGATCGCGGCAAAGGTCATCTGGAAGCAGACGAACACATATTCAGGGATCTCGACACCCGCGGTGAAGGTCGCGGCCTGCGAAGCAGGCGTGATGCCCTTCAGGAACGCCTTGTCGAAGGTCGCGATGAAGTTGGAAAGGCCGCTGCTATAATCGGGGCCGAAGGCCATCGAATAGCCATAGATCACCCAGATCAGCATCGCGAGGCAGGCGGCTGCGCCGATCTGCGTCATCACCGACAGCATGTTCTTGCTACGCACCAGACCGCCGTAGAACAGGGCGAGGCCGGGCAGGATCATCGCCAGAACCAGAACCGTCGAGGTCATCATCCAGGCGGTGTCGCCCTTGTCGACGGTCGCGGCCGGCGCGGCCGCAGCCTGCGCCCAGGCGGGCATTGCGGCGAACAGCGAAAGGCTCGCAGCCCCCGCCACACCGCACAATTTCTTGGAAAAGGTCATTATTTCCCCCTTCTTACAGCGCGGTTTCGCCGGTCTCGCCGGTGCGGATGCGCACGGCCTGACCGACATCGAGGACGAAGATCTTGCCATCGCCGATGGCGCCCGAATTGGCGGCCGCCTGGGTCGCTTCCACGACGCGCGGCGCGAGGTCGTCGTCGCAGACCACCTCAATCTTGATCTTCGGGACCATGTTGGTGGAATATTCCGCGCCGCGATAGATTTCGGTCTGCCCCTTCTGGCGGCCGAAGCCCTTCACTTCGCTGACCGTCATACCCGCGATGCCGAGCGAGGAGAGTGCCTCGCGGACATCGTCAAGCTTGAACGGCTTGATGATAGCCATGACAAGTTTCATGTCGCCCCCTTGATTGGTGTGCGGACGACTACCAGCAAGAGGCGTGCCAAATTGCTAAGGGCGGGTTAATGCGGGCCTGGCGCGCGCCGGCTCATGCTGCGCCGCCAAAAAAATGGGCAGCGTTTCGCGGATGCCTAAAATTTGGGCAGCGCCGCTACCAGCGCGCGCCTTCCGCCGCGGCCTCGGCCTCGTCGGGCCGGGGATCGCGGCCCAGCGCGGCATTGCGGTGGGGAAAGCGGCCGAAACGGGCGATGGTGGCGTGATGGTCGCGGGCGAAGGCGAGCGAGCGTTCGTCGCCCGCGCCCTCGAACAGGGTCAGCGACAAGTCCTGATCGGCGATCGCCTCGCTATGCTGGAAGGGCATGTAGAAGAACAGCCGGCCCGCGCCGCCGATCTGGATGTCATAGCCCCGCGCCACCGCGCCGCGCGCCACGTTGCGCGCCAGCGCATCGGTCGCGAACGCCTGCGCCGCGCCGCGAAACATATTGCGCGGCAACTGGTCGAACAGCAGCACGGCGGCGAGCGCATCGTCGGCCCGGTCGAGAAAGGCGTCGGCGGGCAATGCCTGCTTTTCCGCCCACAACCGCCCGAACCGCGTGGCGCATATCCGATCCAACGCGGGATCATGGCTATACCATCCCGCTTCGCCCACCTGATTGAACCAGAAATCGAGCAATGCAGCCGCCCAGTCGGCGGTTACGGCGTCATGGCTGTCGGTCAGCATGTTCATACCGCTTCAATGACGAACGAGCGATGGAGTTCCCACCGCTCATGCGGATAAAAGTCTCAGGTCGCCGTGCCGCCCACGGTCAGGCCTTCGATCAGCAAAGTCGGCTGGCCCACGCCCGCCGGCACGCTCTGGCCGCCCTTGCCGCACATGCCGATGCCTTCATCCAGCGCCCAGTCGTTGCCGATGCCGACCACCCTGGTCAGCGCGGTCGGGCCGTCGCCGATCAGGGTCGCGCCCTTGATCGGGTCGCCCAGCTTCCCATTCTCGACCTTATAGGCTTCGGTGCAGGAAAAGACGAACTTGCCCGATACGATGTCGACCTGCCCGCCGCCAAAGCTCTTGGCGAAGATGCCTGACTTCATCCGGCTCAGCAATTCTTCGGGGTCGTCATTGCCGCCCTTGATGAAGGTGTTGGTCATGCGCGGCATCGGCGCATGGGCGTAGCTTTCGCGGCGACCATTGCCGGTCGGGGCGACGCCCATCAGCCGGGCGTTCAGCCGATCCTGCATATAGCCTTTGAGGATGCCGTCCTCGATCAGCACATTCTCCTGGGTCGGCGTGCCTTCGTCATCGATCGACAGCGACCCGCGCCGGTCCATCATCGCACCATCGTCAACCACTGTGACACCCGGCGCGGCGACGCGCTGGCCGATGCGGCCGGAAAAAGCGCTGGTGCCCTTGCGGTTGAAATCGCCTTCCAGGCCGTGGCCGATGGCTTCATGCACCAGCACGCCGGGCCAGCCCGATCCCAGCAGCACGGTCATCTCGCCCGCCGGCGCCGCGACCGAACGCAGATTGACCCGCGCCTGCGCCAGCGCCTCGTCGATCGCCCGGTTCCAGATCGCCTTGTCCATCACCTGATCGTAGAGATAGCGGCCGCCAATGCCGAACACGCCGGTTTCGCGGCGGCCATTTTCCTCCAGGATGACGGAGATGTTGAGCCGCACCAGCGGGCGGATGTCGGTGGCGGTGAAGCCGTCGGCGCGGACGATCTCGACCACCGACCAGCTTCCCGCCAGACTGACCGATACCTGCGCCACGCGCGGGTCGCGGGCGCGGGCGGCGGCGTCGATCTCGGCGCACAGCGCTACCTTCTCGGCAAAGGGGACGATCTCCAGCGGGTTGGCGTCGGTATAGAGGTGGCGGTTGGTGCGCTGCGGCGGCGGGGCGGGCTGCCCCTTGGCCGGGTCTAGCAGGGTCAGCGTCTGCGCCGCCTTGCGGATCGCCGCTTCGCTCAGGTCATTGGCATGGGCAAAGCCGGTCATCTCGCCGGATACGCCGCGCAGGCCAAAGCCCGCATCGGTCGAATAGTCGGCGGTCTTGAGCCGCCCGTCGTCAAAGCCGAAGCTCTCGCTCGCCCGATATTGCAGATAGAGTTCGCCATCGTCGCAGGCGGCCAGCGCCTGCGCGGTCAGGCGGCGCGCGCCATCGGGATCGAGCAGGCCCGGACGATAGAGAAGGCCACGGGCGTCAGTGAAGTGCGAAGCAAGATCGGTCATGCCGCCCGATATAGGGGCGGCACGATCCAAGCCCAACGGAAAAATTTCAGAGGCTGGCGCCCGATGCGATGTCCGGGCCGGTCGCGCCTTCGGGCGTGTCGGCCGCGCCGCCGATCAGTACGAAGCGACGGTCGCAATAGCCACAGTCGACATAGCCATGTTCGTCAATCTCCAGAAAGACGCGCGGATGGCCAAGGGCGGCGGGAATGTCCCCCGACCCGTCGCAGGACACGCGGGGTTTGGAGACTCGGATGGTTTCGGGCGGCTGGATCATGGCAAGCGGTTAGCAGCGCGGTCGTTGCGCCGCAATATGCGCCGTCACATCAGCGGCGGGCGTGGCCGCGTGCAGCTTGCATCCTTGCTCTTGACCGCCTTGGCGGCGGGTTTCCAGTCGTCGCAATCCTTCGCCGCCATCACCGCGAAGGGCGACAGCATCAACAGAACCGGTGCGACCGTGCCGCCAAGGAAGGCTGCGAATGACATGCAGTTACGGTGCCGCATACAGGCTTGCTGCACGATGAACGTTTCGGTCGCGCATCGAGGGGCGCCGACAAAAAAGCCCGGCCTCCCGCACAGGGGAAGCCGGGCTATCGCTGCATGCTTCGCCGGGGGCGCAGGCGCCCCCGGCGACGGGATCAGAACTTGACCGATGCGTTCACGAAGAAGGCGCGGCCATAGACATCGTAGGTCGACGGATAGGTATTCGACTGCTGCTGGTTGTCGCCCATGATCGGCGGCTTCTTGTTGAAAACATTGTTCATGCCCACGGACCAGCCGAACCGTTCGGTCGGCTGCACCTGCAAGGCGAGGTCGAACAGGTTGTAGGCCTTGATCTTCTCGACGGTGTAGGTGGTGGTATCGTCGTCGTCGCGGACGCTCGACAGATAGCGATGGGTGACGCCCAGGGTGATCGGCCCGCTGGTCCAGGTGATACGGTTGTTCAGCCGCAGCTTGGAATAGGGGTCGCCGCAATTGACGCCGAACTTGCCCGCGCAATTCTGGTTCAGCGCCGCGATCGCTGCGACCGGGTTCAGATCGAACGCGATCAGGCGGGTGCCTGCGACGCGGAAGGCCAGCTTGCCGGACTTGGCGCCGAACACGCCGAAATTGAGCGGCACGCTATAGTTCAGTTCAAAGTCGACGCCGGAGGTCTTGAGGCCGCCCGTGTTGGACTGGAGGTTGACGGCTCCCTCGATTTCGCTGCTGGTGGCGTTGCGCGGCAACAGCGAGCAATAGCTGCTGTCATAGGGCGTCCAGCCATTGGCTTCGTCACCATAGCAGGCGCGGATGATGTTCGCGGTGCCGGCGGTCGAGATATAATTGTCGATCTTGGTATTATAATAATCGACCGTCAGCGACAGGCGGGGCGCGAAGCTGGGTTGCAGGATGACGCCCACGCCCCAGGTGTTCGACGTTTCCTCGCGCAGGTCGGGATTGCCGCCGGTGAGGGATTCGATCTGCGAGCTGCCGCCGTAAAAATCGGTGCCCAGCGCGCTGGCCGACACGCCGCTGGCAAGGCAGCTTGCCGACAGGGTCGAACTGGTCGTGGCGGCCGAGGTCGCGCACGGATCGGTCGCGGTCGGGAAATCCTGCGCCTGACCCGAATAGAGTTCCGACACGGACGGCGCGCGCACCGCGCGGCTATACTGGCCGCGGAAGGTGATGTCCTTGACCGGCGCGTAGATGAGGCCGGCCGAGAAGGTGCTGACATTCTTGGTCGCGGTCGAATAATGCGAGAAGCGATAGGCGCCGCTAAAGTCCAGCTTGTGGACCAGCGGCATGTCGGCCAGCAGCGGGACGCTGATTTCCGAGAAGAATTCCTTCACATTATAGCCGCCGCTCAGGCCTTCGCCCGCGTTGAAGCCGACCACGTCGCCCGACGACAGCGCCTCGTCCGGGTTGTAGCTGCCATGTTCGTTGCGATATTCGACGCCGAAGGCGATGCCGGCCGGACCGGCGCCCAGATCGAACAGATTGCCGTTGGTGATCGCGGCGTTCGCCACCTGTTCGGTGATGATGCTGACATTGCGGGTGGTGATCGAAATGAAATCGACCGCTTCGTCGCTGATATTGCCTGCGCCGAAGATGTTCAGCGGGACGCAACCATTGCTGGTGTCGGAACAGACCAGATTGCCGGCGCTGTCATATGTGGTCTTGAGCGCCTGTTCGACGCGGCTGCGCGACACATTGCCATATTGTTTTTCGACCTGCCGGGTGCGGGCATAAGTGTAATAGGCGTCGTAATTCCAGTCGCCGCCAATCTGTCCCCTGGCGCCGATCATGGCCCGATAGGCGGTGTTGGTAACGTCGGAAATGCGATCGCCGACCTCGGTCATGCGGCGATAGATGTTGGCGCTGGTGTAGCCGTCGCCATCGCTGTCGGCCGCCTGCAACAGTGCCTGCGACTCTGCCGACAGGAAGGAGGAGTCATTGTCGATCGACACGGTGCCGGTGAAGGGCGTGGGCGCCAGCTTGTTCTTCACCTTGTTCCGAATGAACTGGCCTTCGGCATAGAGGGTCAGATGATCGTTGACATCGAAATGGGTCTGGCCGCTCAGCAGGATGCGTTCCTGTGGCACTTGCAGATAGTTGGACGGTGCATAATTATAGGCGTCGGTCGCCGAATTATAGGTCGAATAACTGCCGTCCTGGTTGAACTTATACTGGCTGCCGTTCAGCGCCATGCGGGTGCCGGGGATCGAACCGGAACCGCCCGCGGCCAGGCCGCCTTCGCCATCGTCGGTATAGGTCTGCTTGGTGTAGCTGCGCGAACTCTGCTCGACCGCGTTGCGCTTGATATAGTCGCCATAGAAGGTGATGTTGCCGCGACCGTCGGCAAAGTTGGTGCCGACCAGCAGGTTGCTGTTGAACGTGCCGCCATCGCCTTCTTCATTGAGGCGATAATTGACGTTGGCCTCGACGCCCGAATAATTCTTCTTCAGCACGAAGTTGATGACGCCGGCGATCGCATCCGAACCATAGACCGCCGAACGGCCGCCCGACACGACTTCGACATGGTCGATCAGCCCGGCCGGAACCGTGTTGAGATCGACCACCTGATTGGAATCATAGGACACATAGCGACGGCCATCGACCAGAACCAGTGTGCGCTGGGCGCCCAGGCCGCGCAGGTCGGCGGTGGACACGCCGCCGCCCGGATTGTTCGACGCGGATGTGCTGCTGGGGATCAACTGGGGCAGGTCGTTGATGATCGCTTCGACGTTCGGCTTGCCGCTGAGCTTCAGTTCCTGGCTGCTGACGACCGAAATGGGCGATGCCTGTTGCAGGTCCGGGCGGGCAATGCGCGATCCGGTAACGACGATGGTTTCCTCGCCGGCGGCGGCGCCGGCCTCTTGGGCAGTCTGGGCCAGGACCGGCCCGGACAGGCCGAGCAGGATGGTCGACGCCAGAAGGCGCCGGCTGAATTGAGCCGATGTCATGGAGATGCTCCCTATTCGCTATGTGCGACCCGTGCAGTCATTCTGTGTGCTGCGTCGGGTAGTGGAGCGGGTGTGCATTCTAATCGTATACTTGGTCAATCGTGCAACATGGTGATATGCCGCGTTTTTATTCAATGTGACTTTTTAGAGACAATTATTTCATAAAATTACGCTACATATCGTAATATTTCAGCGAAATTATATTATGACAATATAGATGTGTATTTAATCTATACTGTTTATGTTGCGGGATGGATGCGAGGGGCGGTGCGGCAACCGAAATGCACTCTTTCGTGCATTTCGATACAGGCTCTCAGAAAATCCGCCGC from Sphingobium sp. CAP-1 includes the following:
- a CDS encoding TonB-dependent receptor, producing MTSAQFSRRLLASTILLGLSGPVLAQTAQEAGAAAGEETIVVTGSRIARPDLQQASPISVVSSQELKLSGKPNVEAIINDLPQLIPSSTSASNNPGGGVSTADLRGLGAQRTLVLVDGRRYVSYDSNQVVDLNTVPAGLIDHVEVVSGGRSAVYGSDAIAGVINFVLKKNYSGVEANVNYRLNEEGDGGTFNSNLLVGTNFADGRGNITFYGDYIKRNAVEQSSRSYTKQTYTDDGEGGLAAGGSGSIPGTRMALNGSQYKFNQDGSYSTYNSATDAYNYAPSNYLQVPQERILLSGQTHFDVNDHLTLYAEGQFIRNKVKNKLAPTPFTGTVSIDNDSSFLSAESQALLQAADSDGDGYTSANIYRRMTEVGDRISDVTNTAYRAMIGARGQIGGDWNYDAYYTYARTRQVEKQYGNVSRSRVEQALKTTYDSAGNLVCSDTSNGCVPLNIFGAGNISDEAVDFISITTRNVSIITEQVANAAITNGNLFDLGAGPAGIAFGVEYRNEHGSYNPDEALSSGDVVGFNAGEGLSGGYNVKEFFSEISVPLLADMPLVHKLDFSGAYRFSHYSTATKNVSTFSAGLIYAPVKDITFRGQYSRAVRAPSVSELYSGQAQDFPTATDPCATSAATTSSTLSASCLASGVSASALGTDFYGGSSQIESLTGGNPDLREETSNTWGVGVILQPSFAPRLSLTVDYYNTKIDNYISTAGTANIIRACYGDEANGWTPYDSSYCSLLPRNATSSEIEGAVNLQSNTGGLKTSGVDFELNYSVPLNFGVFGAKSGKLAFRVAGTRLIAFDLNPVAAIAALNQNCAGKFGVNCGDPYSKLRLNNRITWTSGPITLGVTHRYLSSVRDDDDTTTYTVEKIKAYNLFDLALQVQPTERFGWSVGMNNVFNKKPPIMGDNQQQSNTYPSTYDVYGRAFFVNASVKF
- a CDS encoding zinc-finger domain-containing protein, translating into MIQPPETIRVSKPRVSCDGSGDIPAALGHPRVFLEIDEHGYVDCGYCDRRFVLIGGAADTPEGATGPDIASGASL
- a CDS encoding DUF924 family protein, which gives rise to MNMLTDSHDAVTADWAAALLDFWFNQVGEAGWYSHDPALDRICATRFGRLWAEKQALPADAFLDRADDALAAVLLFDQLPRNMFRGAAQAFATDALARNVARGAVARGYDIQIGGAGRLFFYMPFQHSEAIADQDLSLTLFEGAGDERSLAFARDHHATIARFGRFPHRNAALGRDPRPDEAEAAAEGARW
- a CDS encoding P-II family nitrogen regulator — translated: MKLVMAIIKPFKLDDVREALSSLGIAGMTVSEVKGFGRQKGQTEIYRGAEYSTNMVPKIKIEVVCDDDLAPRVVEATQAAANSGAIGDGKIFVLDVGQAVRIRTGETGETAL
- the tldD gene encoding metalloprotease TldD yields the protein MTDLASHFTDARGLLYRPGLLDPDGARRLTAQALAACDDGELYLQYRASESFGFDDGRLKTADYSTDAGFGLRGVSGEMTGFAHANDLSEAAIRKAAQTLTLLDPAKGQPAPPPQRTNRHLYTDANPLEIVPFAEKVALCAEIDAAARARDPRVAQVSVSLAGSWSVVEIVRADGFTATDIRPLVRLNISVILEENGRRETGVFGIGGRYLYDQVMDKAIWNRAIDEALAQARVNLRSVAAPAGEMTVLLGSGWPGVLVHEAIGHGLEGDFNRKGTSAFSGRIGQRVAAPGVTVVDDGAMMDRRGSLSIDDEGTPTQENVLIEDGILKGYMQDRLNARLMGVAPTGNGRRESYAHAPMPRMTNTFIKGGNDDPEELLSRMKSGIFAKSFGGGQVDIVSGKFVFSCTEAYKVENGKLGDPIKGATLIGDGPTALTRVVGIGNDWALDEGIGMCGKGGQSVPAGVGQPTLLIEGLTVGGTAT
- a CDS encoding ammonium transporter; protein product: MTFSKKLCGVAGAASLSLFAAMPAWAQAAAAPAATVDKGDTAWMMTSTVLVLAMILPGLALFYGGLVRSKNMLSVMTQIGAAACLAMLIWVIYGYSMAFGPDYSSGLSNFIATFDKAFLKGITPASQAATFTAGVEIPEYVFVCFQMTFAAITVALVLGSVVERIKFSAVMVFAAIWLTIVYFPIAHMVWAASGLFFKAGALDFAGGTVVHINAGVSALVACLILGKRIGFPKEPMAPHSLTLTGVGTGLLWVGWFGFNAGSALEANGSAALAMINTFVATASAGLFWMLAERLNGHKGSALGFCSGIIAGLVAVTPAAGNSGPFGAIILGAVASIVCFYAVTVLKPKLGYDDSLDAFGIHGIGGMIGAIGTAIVYSPAFGGPGAEDYDMAAKLVVQVEAVLTTIVWASIGTVIAIFIAKAVTGLRVSQEVEYEGLDLGEHGERAYNP